GCTCCGAAAATCGGAAGATTTTTCATAACCTCCGTGAATAGCAGTGGGTCGGGATCGGGCATCCCCGATAACGCCAATCCCCATTCGACAACTTCACCGGGTTCGATGGCGCGACGTTTAATCCAATCGAGATACTCGACTTTTCCGAAAGCCCGCGGGACAATATTTGTTGTATCTAACATAGTACTCATTCTAATTGTTTGGTTGTTCTCACTTTGGGATTACGCAGTTGACGTGGTTTTCCAGCCGGATTGATACTTCGGACCGACCAAAACTCGCAACGATAGAGGAATGTTTTCGATGATGTTCACCCGTTCGGAATATAGCGCTTCGCCGTCGATATGCATTTCCCGACGCTCCGAAATACGTTCCAAGCGAATTCGATTGATTTGTCTCATGATAACTTTTGGTTCGCGGTCAAGGGTGCCATGGAAAATCCGGTAAGCAAATCGGAACACTTCGAAAGCATTGAGTTCCAAACCCTCGACCAAATGGAACAATCCATCGTCGGGAACTGCGCCCGGTGCGACGATTGCTCCACCACCGTATTGTGCGCTGTTTAAGATACTGATGGCAATGGCATCGCGATCCCAAGTCTCGCCGGTTTCCAGATTTGTCAGCCGGAATTGCTCAACGGGCTCAGTGAATGAGCGGCGAAAAGCGGAAAGTATGTAGGGAAAAGTACCTCGCAACGGGGAACGCTCGATGTCATGGGCAATAATCGCATCCAATCCGAAACCACAGGAAATCAAGAATACTTTTTCATTCACTTTTCCGGTGTCGATTTTTCGGAATACGGGATTCTTGTATAACTCTAAAGCGAGATCCAATTTCAGTGGGATTCCTAATGTACGTGCCATTCCGTTACCGCTGCCGAGTGGCAACAGTCCCAACGGAATCTCTGTGCCGATTATCGCTTGGGCGACCCGGTTGATTGTACCATCGCCACCAGCGGCTACCAATAGCTCCGCGCCATCCTGCAATGCTTGTTTGCCGCAGGCGGTACCGTCAACTTGTGGGGTGATTTCGTAACTTTTCAGCTCATTACCTAAAGCGGAGAAATGCTGTTGGATACGCAATCGAATGATTGGCAGTAGTTTCGGTAGACCCGCCCGGGGATTGATGATTACAGCGATTTTCACAGAGTGGTTTAGTAACTCGTTTGAAATCCCAACAAAAAGCT
This portion of the bacterium genome encodes:
- a CDS encoding diacylglycerol kinase family lipid kinase is translated as MKIAVIINPRAGLPKLLPIIRLRIQQHFSALGNELKSYEITPQVDGTACGKQALQDGAELLVAAGGDGTINRVAQAIIGTEIPLGLLPLGSGNGMARTLGIPLKLDLALELYKNPVFRKIDTGKVNEKVFLISCGFGLDAIIAHDIERSPLRGTFPYILSAFRRSFTEPVEQFRLTNLETGETWDRDAIAISILNSAQYGGGAIVAPGAVPDDGLFHLVEGLELNAFEVFRFAYRIFHGTLDREPKVIMRQINRIRLERISERREMHIDGEALYSERVNIIENIPLSLRVLVGPKYQSGWKTTSTA